The Maylandia zebra isolate NMK-2024a linkage group LG4, Mzebra_GT3a, whole genome shotgun sequence genome includes a window with the following:
- the gfap gene encoding glial fibrillary acidic protein: protein MESQRVQSSYRKRFGPQSSSSSGVRIGGLSSSRLSWHGTPRNVTHSSPVSRISLGSSSTALLLGSPVDRLDFSADSLLKAQYKETRTNEKMEMMGLNDRFASYIEKVRLLEQQNKVLVAELNQLKGKEPSRLGDIYQEELRELRRQVDGLTNNKARLEVERDNLAADLAVLKQKLQDEIGLRQDAENNLNGFRQDVDEASLNRVQLERKIDALQDEINFLKKIHEEELRELQEQIMAQQVHVDLDVSKPDLTAALRDIRVQYENMASSNMQETEEWYRSKFADLTDAANRNAEALRQAKQEANEYRRQIQVVTCDLEALRGTNESLERQLREMEERCAMETAGYQDTVSRLEEEIQALKEEMARHLQEYQDLLNVKLALDIEIATYRKLLEGEESRITIPVQSFSNMQFRETNLDTKTPEAHVKRSILVRTVETRDGEIIKESTTEHKDLP, encoded by the exons ATGGAGAGTCAGAGAGTCCAGTCCTCGTACAGAAAGCGTTTTGGGCCCCAGAGCTCGAGCAGCTCTGGAGTCAGAATTGGTGGCCTTTCTTCTAGCCGCCTCTCCTGGCATGGCACCCCTCGCAATGTCACCCACTCCAGTCCTGTGTCACGGATCTCCCTGGGCTCAAGCAGCACAGCCCTGCTGCTGGGGAGCCCCGTTGACCGGCTGGACTTCTCAGCTGACTCTCTGTTGAAGGCCCAGTACAAGGAAACACGAACTAACGAGAAGATGGAGATGATGGGCCTGAATGATCGCTTTGCCAGTTACATAGAGAAGGTGCGCCTGCTGGAGCAGCAGAATAAGGTGCTGGTGGCAGAGCTGAACCAGCTGAAGGGGAAGGAGCCAAGCCGACTGGGAGACATCTACCAGGAGGAGCTCAGGGAGCTACGACGACAAGTGGATGGTCTCACCAACAACAAGGCTCGACTGGAGGTCGAGAGGGATAACCTGGCTGCAGATCTGGCTGTACTTAAGCAGAA ACTGCAAGATGAAATCGGGCTCCGACAGGATGCAGAAAATAATCTAAATGGCTTCAGACAG GATGTGGATGAGGCATCTTTAAATCGTGTCCAGCTGGAGAGGAAGATTGATGCACTGCAGGACGAGATAAACTTCTTGAAGAAAATTCATGAGGAG GAACTGCGTGAGTTACAGGAGCAGATCATGGCCCAGCAGGTCCATGTTGATCTTGATGTGTCTAAACCAGACCTGACTGCTGCTCTCAGAGACATTAGGGTCCAATATGAAAACATGGCAAGTTCGAATATGCAGGAGACTGAGGAATGGTATCGATCCAAG TTTGCTGACCTGACAGATGCAGCCAATAGAAATGCAGAAGCCCTCCGCCAGGCCAAGCAAGAAGCCAATGAATATCGTCGTCAGATCCAAGTGGTCACCTGTGACCTGGAGGCTCTTCGTGGCACA AATGAGTCACTGGAACGCCAGCTCCGGGAAATGGAGGAGCGCTGTGCCATGGAAACAGCGGGATACCAGGATACAGTGAGCCGACTGGAGGAGGAAATCCAGGCACTGAAAGAGGAGATGGCAAGGCACCTGCAGGAGTACCAGGATCTCCTCAATGTCAAACTGGCTCTGGATATTGAGATTGCCACATACAGGAAGCTCCTGGAGGGAGAGGAGAGCAG GATCACGATTCCAGTTCAAAGTTTTTCCAACATGCAGTTTAGAG AAACTAACTTGGACACTAAAACTCCTGAGGCCCATGTGAAGAGAAGCATCCTGGTTCGAACTGTGGAGACCAGGGATGGGGAG aTCATTAAGGAATCAACCACTGAACACAAAGATCTTCCTTAA